TCCAGCCCATCAGAAAACCACCAGCACAGTTTAGCACTGTAGCCATAACCCTATTCATTTTAGCTTCTTCAAGGAGTACATAAGCGTCAGAAAGCGTGTCCAATTTACTTTCCAATTGTTTTGCACTAAGAGGACGGTCCTCTTGATAAAACTTATAGCTCCCCACTGCTTTTTTATATTCTATTTTTTGAGCATGAATTGAACCTATCAATACAGCTCCTAATATGCAGATTAAAACTAGACTTTTCATCCTTTCAATCATTACTAATCAAAACACATAGATAATAAAATTTAAGCCAAGAGCTCGTATAACTTTATAAAAATTGATGCCAATCGCTTCATGACTTGTTTGATGCACTGTCTGAAAATAAGTAACTGAAAAAAGTTTCAATTTCACAATATCCTTTTTTTCAAAGGAATCCTGTCTTCCCTGCCCGGATATCTTGGCTAATCGAAGTATTGAATTAATTAAAAAAAGATTGAAAAATCATTAAACGAGCATAAAGTAAGGATAAAATAAATTAATTATTAGTTTTATTCATGGCTAACACGCCCACTTTCGCCTAAAGTGAAAAAGTGCGCTGGACGGTAAAATGGCGGGCAGGCGATGGCCCTAGTGGGAAGTAGCATCATTATACTTAGATTTTTTGCATACTTTTTCATCAATGGAAAAAGTATGAAAGGAAAAGCTATCATATATATTGCTTTCAGAATGCTTAATGCCACTTTTGAAAATTTAAGGTAGAAAACAAATCACTGAAACATGTTTCAATTTTACAATATCCTTTTTTCAATAAGATCATGCAAAGCTTAAGCTTGTTAAGCTAAGACTTTCTTACTGCCAATAAAGGAAAAAAGAAAAAGACACCTACCATTGAAAAAATCAAGCCCCCGATAGTGCCTACCGCTAAAGAAAACCAAAAGACCTCATTTTGTCCGCTCATGACAAATGGAATTAAACCAAAGCAAGTAGAGAATATAGTCAGCAATATCGGAGCCGCCTTGGTACTTACTGACTTGAGAAATCCTCTGCTATTTTGCACTTTTCTATTAGTGAAATCATAGAGAATATAAATCCCTGCATTTACGGTCAATCCTCCTAACATCACAAATGCGGCATAACCGCCTTGGTCAAAGTAAAATTCAAACCAACCAAAGGTGAGGAACAAACCAATAAAGGAAAGCGGGATCAACAGCAAAATATAAAAAGGCAGTTTAAAGCTTTCAAATAAAATACTACAAATAAAGAAGATAGCCACTATCAGCAATAACAATAATGAGTACTGCTTTTTGGCAGCATCCGAGCCCCAGCTGTAGGACTGCTTTTCAGCACTATAGCCTAAAGGCTTGATTTGATCATAGGTTGTCAATACCTCCTCTAAGTATTTGCTTCCAAAACGAGAAGATCCGTAATACTCAAAGCTCAACACCCGGATATAGCTACGGTTTTCTTTATAAATCGCATTGACGGTACTTTCCAGCTGCAGCTTACTCAAATCTCCTGTAGGAATTCTTTTGCCTGCATAATCCAAACTGTATTGCTCCAAGGCAAACTTATTGAAATCATCTGATTTTGCAGATGCCAATACCACTGGAAATTGCTCCCCACCGATAGGTAAATAAGCTGTGGCACCATTGGCCGGGGCATGCATTCGAATGGCATTGGTGAAATCCGAAAGGCTGATATGGTGAAAAGCCAACTCTTTCAAATCTGGGCGGATGATGTATTCCTTACTTTTCTGGTCACGCCAGCTCATCCTTTCATTGGTATTCACTTCTTGAATTCGAGGATGTTCCAACAGCATCTCAGCTAATTTATCGGCCTGATTTTCCAGTTCAAAATAATTATAGCCTTTTAAAGCCACCCTAAAGGATGGAATTCGATCACCCGAACCAGTAGAGAAGCCCTGCCCTACTCCATAGACGCTCCAATTAACTCCGCTCCAGTTCGTACTTCTGGAAGATAGTCTAGCCTTCAGCTGATATGCAAATGCGGATTTCTCATATTCTTCTTTAAAGATGATTTCGATGCTTCCGTATTGTCCCGAATAAATTTGAGTGGTGAAAATATCAATACCCTCTTGTTTGAGCAGAAAATCCTCAAAATCCTTCATAATGGTATTCATCTGCTCAAGCGTATTCCCATATGGCAATCTACCGGTAATATAAAGACGTGTTTTTTCATTTTGCCTATAGCTGGATCGCTCATAGACATTCCGCACAAAAAGTCGCAAACTACCGCCTAGCCATTTGTCAGAAATCGGTCTGATATCATCCTGATAAATATCAGAACCGATGACTTTATTGTACCATTCATGATCTTCCCATTTGGCGGGGAGCATAAAAACAGGTAAGCCAAATCCCAGCAAAAGCAGAATAAAGAAAGCTTTGCGATATTTTACCGACCAGTGAATGGCATTGGAATATCGATTAAACCAACGCACTTTTCTGCGCAGCTGTTTCATACTATTGCCATGTCGATTCTTATTTTGAGCAGTAAATAGCAAGGTATAAAGCGATGGCGTGAAAAACAAAGCGACCAATAAAGACACACCCAACAAAAGTGCTACCACTTTGGAAAAATCAACCAGATTCATTTTCTGTTCTTCTGGCAATAGGAAAACTAACAACAAAGCGGCTATGGTAGTCAATGAAGCGGCCAAAAGCGCCAAAAACAAATGACGATTTTTGTATTTGTGGATGTGATCGATCATTACAATGGCATTATCGACTATCAAGCCAAAGGAAATGGTCAGACCTGCCAGCGAATACAGATGGATTTCGATATCCAATGCCCAAACGCCTATGATGGCAAGGGAAACATTTACTAAAATACCTGCAAAAAGCACCAATAAATATCTCCAATTTCTATTGATTAGGAAAATGAACAGAATCAAAATACCAATAGATAAAATGGATCTTTCGTAGAGTTTGTCCAGTTCTTTTTCCAGATATTCGGTATCGTCATAAACCAAACGGAGTGCCACACCTTCTGCCAAATTATCTTCAATTTGATTTAATCTGGATTTGACTTCTCTAGCCAAATTGATTCGGTTTACACCCTTTCGAGCCTCCACCACTAAGGTCACAAAGTTTTCCCCATTGATTCTGTAATAGCTATTGGCTTCCTGCTCCTCTAGATTAATATCCGCTAATTCTTTTAAGCTATAGCTATTGCCTGATTCAGTTTGCGTGATTTTCAACTCTCCTATTTGCTGAATATCCTCAAACCTTTGGTCCAGCACTAAAACATATTTTTCATTGCCGGCACCTTGTGCCAAACCGGGATAACGCAACTGACCGCTTTGCTGTAGAGCCGTTCTTAAATCAGTGGGATTCAAACCATAGGCTTCCAGTTTATCAGGATGAAAATTAATGCTGATTTGCAGATTATTGGCCCATAAACCTGAAGTGCTTCTATGCCTGCAATGTTTTGGAGTGGCTTCACTATGGACTCCTGTGCAATTTCCTTTATTCTATAAGAAGCAAAAGGCCCACGGACTGTATATCTCAGAATGGTTTTGCTTTCCGTCTCCTGATCTCCCCCACTACTTTGCAGAATGGGATAGCTCACTTTTTCATCCAATTGCGGATAGACTTGTCGGATGAGCGTGGCCACTTCAAAGCGTTTATAGGCTAAATCTGCATTTTTAGAGAAGCGAAGTGTGATATTTCCGCTTCCATAACGAGACTGGGAATTGAGTTCATCCAAATCCCTCAATTGGGAAAGAATGTTTTCCAGCGGTGCTGTAGCCAGTTTCTCCACCTGCGTAGGATCTGCATTACGCACATTAAATTGCAGACTGATCTCAGGCGTCTGATAAGTAGGGTTCAGGTTGACCGACAGTTTGGGAATAAGTGCTAAACCCATTAAACTGACGACTAAAAATGTAATAATTATACGAAATGGGGTCATTAGAGGTAAAGATAGGAATTATTGGGGGATGAGAAAGGGGTAACTATAGATTTAGGTACACATTAATACCAATTTAATGCGATACAATAGTTTGGTACTAAAAAAAGTATACTGATAACCACATAAGATAAGTTAGCCTTCTAAATATATGGCATTATTGCAAAGACTGGTAATCTGAAAAAAGTCAATTGATCTAAATTATAAATTCAAGTAAATCGCTATTCTTCAATTTCTAAGATCTAATCCATAGCTTGTGAGGTATTTAGCCTCAGAATCAGGATTGAATGGAATAGTGGATATTACATGGTCCTGATAATCTAAAAGATTGAAAAAATCTACTTTATCATAATAGATCGTATCAGATTTAAACTTCTTGTAGGCTAAATAAGGATCTGGTTTTCGTTCACCAAAATAAGAACCCGTATTGGTAAAGTACGTAAAAACCAATTCTTTGCTATGCTCATCCACATAAAAATCCATCACCTGATCCTTGATAACTTGTTTCCCTGCTACTAGAACCTTTTCTTTATTAGGAATGACTTCAAAGTCCAACTTCACCTTTTGTTTAAGGAATCCCTGGAAGCCAAATTGATACAGCTGGCTGCTTTCTTTCTTAAGAATATAAAATGCGTTTTTGGTCAATTGATGCCTAATCCCATGATTAGCTAATATAAACCCTGGTATTGCTTGATCATTATCCTTAGTGAAATCACCAAAAGTAGATTTCAATTGCCCACTAAGGTCGAAAATACCCACCAACTCGACTCCTTTGTATCGCTTACTTTTTGTCAATCCCAAATAAAAAATTTGCTGTCCTTCATTCCATTGAAAAAGACTTTCACCCATATCCCCCTCTATTTCGTAACGACCTATTTCTAAGGGAATCTCTTTTATGAACTTCCCTTCTTTATCAAAAACAAGTAAAAGTTTTGACTGGGAAGAAAGCAAAAAAACACGATCACTTCCCACTGAAAACTCATTGATTTTAATGGGCCTTTCAGAAAATTGATATTTAGTACGAGAAGAGTCTTGAAGGTGATATGCATCTACATGATTCAAATCATTTGCTTTCAAGTAAAGAACATCACCAATTAAAATCTCTTTGATGAAGAAATTGCTTTGCATGAAGATCTCGTCTTTTATCTTCTTAGCATCTTCAAAGCTTACTAAATCTACTCTCTCAATTTTTATACTTTCAACAGATGATTTGGACTCAGTAATCTTGCAGGATGAAAAGGTCACTAAAGCAAAGATTAATACATAACGGAATATGATCATATTTTTTTTTATTAGAAGCACCTTACTGAAGACTTCTGGTGCAGTAGAAAAAAGTAGCTACCCCATGAAACTGAAATCTAAAAATGTGATAATTATACGAAACGGGGTCATTAAGGGTAAAGATAGGAATTAATGGCAATGAGAAAGGGGTAAACTAGAGTTTAAGTTTATCAAAAATATTTAAAATCACTAATCAAAATTGCCCAAAGAAAACTGAGCA
This is a stretch of genomic DNA from Marivirga harenae. It encodes these proteins:
- a CDS encoding efflux RND transporter permease subunit gives rise to the protein MNPTDLRTALQQSGQLRYPGLAQGAGNEKYVLVLDQRFEDIQQIGELKITQTESGNSYSLKELADINLEEQEANSYYRINGENFVTLVVEARKGVNRINLAREVKSRLNQIEDNLAEGVALRLVYDDTEYLEKELDKLYERSILSIGILILFIFLINRNWRYLLVLFAGILVNVSLAIIGVWALDIEIHLYSLAGLTISFGLIVDNAIVMIDHIHKYKNRHLFLALLAASLTTIAALLLVFLLPEEQKMNLVDFSKVVALLLGVSLLVALFFTPSLYTLLFTAQNKNRHGNSMKQLRRKVRWFNRYSNAIHWSVKYRKAFFILLLLGFGLPVFMLPAKWEDHEWYNKVIGSDIYQDDIRPISDKWLGGSLRLFVRNVYERSSYRQNEKTRLYITGRLPYGNTLEQMNTIMKDFEDFLLKQEGIDIFTTQIYSGQYGSIEIIFKEEYEKSAFAYQLKARLSSRSTNWSGVNWSVYGVGQGFSTGSGDRIPSFRVALKGYNYFELENQADKLAEMLLEHPRIQEVNTNERMSWRDQKSKEYIIRPDLKELAFHHISLSDFTNAIRMHAPANGATAYLPIGGEQFPVVLASAKSDDFNKFALEQYSLDYAGKRIPTGDLSKLQLESTVNAIYKENRSYIRVLSFEYYGSSRFGSKYLEEVLTTYDQIKPLGYSAEKQSYSWGSDAAKKQYSLLLLLIVAIFFICSILFESFKLPFYILLLIPLSFIGLFLTFGWFEFYFDQGGYAAFVMLGGLTVNAGIYILYDFTNRKVQNSRGFLKSVSTKAAPILLTIFSTCFGLIPFVMSGQNEVFWFSLAVGTIGGLIFSMVGVFFFFPLLAVRKS
- a CDS encoding efflux RND transporter permease subunit, whose product is MGLALIPKLSVNLNPTYQTPEISLQFNVRNADPTQVEKLATAPLENILSQLRDLDELNSQSRYGSGNITLRFSKNADLAYKRFEVATLIRQVYPQLDEKVSYPILQSSGGDQETESKTILRYTVRGPFASYRIKEIAQESIVKPLQNIAGIEALQVYGPIICKSALIFILINWKPMV